A window from Streptomyces sp. NBC_00299 encodes these proteins:
- the map gene encoding type I methionyl aminopeptidase: protein MVELKTNRSIEAMYEAGQVVGQALTAVRKAADVGVSLLELDEVAREVLRDAGATSPFLGYRPSFAPVPFPAVICASVNDAIVHGIPTGYRLRDGDLVSIDCGAELGGWTGDSAISFTVGSARPADVRLIETAERALAAGIGAAVVGNRLGDIAHAIGSVCRTAGYGIPDGFGGHGIGRKMHEDPSVPNEGPPGRGMRLRAGLVLAIEPMLIAGGDDGYHAAPDGWTLCTNDGSRAAHAEHTVAVTESGPRILTAR from the coding sequence ATGGTGGAGCTGAAGACGAACCGGTCGATCGAGGCGATGTACGAGGCGGGGCAGGTCGTGGGCCAGGCCCTCACCGCCGTACGCAAGGCCGCCGACGTGGGGGTTTCCCTGCTGGAGCTGGACGAGGTGGCGCGCGAGGTGCTGCGCGACGCGGGGGCGACGTCGCCCTTCCTCGGCTACCGCCCCTCCTTCGCCCCGGTGCCCTTCCCCGCGGTCATCTGCGCCTCGGTGAACGACGCGATCGTGCACGGCATCCCGACCGGTTACCGCCTGCGCGACGGCGACCTGGTCTCCATCGACTGCGGCGCCGAACTGGGCGGCTGGACCGGCGACTCGGCGATCAGTTTCACGGTCGGCAGCGCGCGCCCGGCCGACGTACGCCTGATCGAGACCGCGGAACGGGCGTTGGCGGCGGGCATCGGGGCGGCCGTCGTCGGCAACCGACTCGGCGACATCGCCCACGCGATCGGCTCGGTGTGCCGGACGGCCGGGTACGGCATCCCGGACGGCTTCGGCGGGCACGGCATCGGCCGCAAGATGCACGAGGACCCGTCGGTGCCGAACGAGGGCCCTCCAGGCCGGGGCATGCGGCTGCGGGCCGGCCTGGTCCTCGCCATCGAGCCGATGCTCATCGCCGGCGGCGATGACGGCTACCACGCGGCACCGGACGGCTGGACCCTGTGCACGAACGACGGCTCCCGCGCCGCCCACGCGGAGCACACGGTGGCGGTCACGGAGTCGGGGCCCCGGATCCTGACGGCACGCTGA
- a CDS encoding helix-turn-helix domain-containing protein: MVRTPLTPEERERGERLGRLLREARGGRSMTDVAASAGISAETLRKIETGRAPTPAFFTVAAVAHALGLSMDELVGRCAPVVEAAA; the protein is encoded by the coding sequence ATGGTGCGCACCCCTCTCACCCCCGAAGAGCGTGAACGCGGCGAGCGGCTCGGCCGGCTGCTGCGTGAAGCCCGCGGCGGCCGCAGCATGACGGACGTCGCGGCGAGCGCCGGCATCTCCGCGGAGACGCTCCGCAAGATCGAGACCGGCCGGGCGCCGACGCCGGCCTTCTTCACGGTGGCGGCGGTGGCGCATGCCCTCGGCCTGTCGATGGACGAACTGGTCGGGCGTTGTGCTCCGGTTGTCGAAGCGGCCGCCTGA